The following proteins come from a genomic window of Synechococcus sp. NB0720_010:
- a CDS encoding dehydrogenase, translating to MRFPRRRTLLLASLAAASLALAADAQAPAPAPGAADALTGPRGRLGRDWIGVRQVASTTPILVMAGHADSQAIPGSGTSGYSVDIRGAKPMQQGIRDELYWNLEVARRVVQLGRQRGLNIRFYDPPARTILDGDDPRTNWSVGKAHAEAGGYAVEIHFDAYGPDGIGSGVIPALHRPLSSLDESLAVAFGGYPLRFRGGLGGPKRGITLLEIGKLEAPLEPALRNPRSRDQALAVISERVVAALEAGLGRHRLVAAPPPVSAHGAVGLAATNQ from the coding sequence ATGAGGTTTCCCCGGCGCCGCACGTTGCTGTTGGCCAGCCTGGCTGCCGCCAGCTTGGCCCTGGCCGCTGACGCTCAGGCTCCGGCCCCAGCTCCCGGTGCCGCCGATGCCTTGACCGGCCCGCGCGGGCGCTTGGGACGGGACTGGATTGGGGTCCGGCAAGTCGCCAGCACCACCCCGATCCTGGTCATGGCTGGCCACGCTGACTCCCAGGCCATTCCGGGATCCGGGACCTCCGGCTACTCGGTCGATATCCGTGGTGCCAAGCCCATGCAGCAGGGCATCCGCGACGAGCTCTATTGGAACCTTGAGGTCGCACGCCGTGTCGTCCAACTGGGCCGTCAGCGGGGGTTGAACATCCGCTTCTATGACCCCCCGGCGCGCACGATCCTCGATGGCGATGATCCGCGCACGAATTGGAGCGTGGGCAAGGCCCATGCGGAGGCCGGCGGCTACGCGGTGGAGATCCATTTCGATGCCTATGGCCCCGATGGCATCGGCTCGGGGGTCATCCCGGCCCTGCATCGCCCCTTGAGCTCCTTGGATGAGAGCCTCGCGGTTGCCTTTGGCGGCTATCCCCTGCGCTTCCGTGGTGGTTTGGGTGGTCCGAAACGGGGCATCACCCTGCTGGAGATCGGGAAGCTCGAGGCTCCCCTGGAGCCTGCCCTGCGCAATCCCCGCAGCCGTGATCAGGCCTTGGCGGTGATCAGTGAACGGGTTGTGGCTGCCTTGGAGGCCGGCTTGGGCCGCCACCGCTTGGTGGCGGCTCCACCTCCCGTCTCAGCTCACGGCGCCGTGGGGCTGGCAGCGACCAACCAGTGA
- a CDS encoding cofactor assembly of complex C subunit B, translated as MPQALGSTLPLTLLLVVGLVFFLRAASKDRTTVVEIRSSKPPLEVLPALAEWLKGRGWVAEEANPERRLLKFSGQVEASSALALLLSVLGGVGAACLGLVLCQLLPALAWWPLLLTLLGPLAGVVYRRRAARAETVELRLISHDEATGSALQMRAHRDELIALEQEMGPQLGLFGVGDLLHSPI; from the coding sequence ATGCCCCAGGCCCTGGGCTCCACCCTGCCCCTCACCCTGCTGCTGGTTGTCGGTCTGGTGTTCTTTCTGCGGGCCGCCAGTAAGGACCGCACGACCGTTGTTGAAATCCGCTCCTCGAAGCCTCCGCTCGAGGTGCTTCCGGCCCTGGCGGAGTGGCTGAAGGGGCGCGGCTGGGTGGCCGAGGAGGCCAACCCGGAGCGCCGTTTGCTGAAGTTCTCCGGTCAGGTGGAGGCCAGCAGTGCCTTGGCGCTGTTGCTCTCTGTGCTTGGAGGGGTCGGTGCGGCCTGTCTGGGCCTGGTGCTCTGTCAGCTGTTGCCCGCCCTGGCCTGGTGGCCCCTGCTCTTGACTCTGCTGGGTCCCTTGGCTGGGGTGGTCTATCGCCGCCGCGCGGCGCGGGCTGAAACCGTGGAATTGCGCCTGATCAGCCACGATGAGGCCACCGGCAGTGCGCTGCAGATGCGGGCCCATCGCGATGAGTTGATCGCCCTGGAGCAGGAGATGGGGCCCCAGTTGGGGCTCTTTGGTGTGGGCGATCTGTTGCATTCGCCGATCTGA
- a CDS encoding Pex protein, with product MPPRPGLESIRAFFERPPVQHLSLELAVCWILERLLEADTYPTALMQDLSASHPKLRLSETVLQQALGFLDQDGTIASYAQRCPSRGRPRRMLHLLETRRGDAEQLMPPWRHWLEENERNLHASSHAPGPGLHPAPHPAAGCRSGVLSAGRQ from the coding sequence TTGCCCCCACGGCCTGGTCTGGAGTCCATTCGGGCCTTTTTTGAGCGTCCGCCTGTCCAGCACTTGAGTTTGGAGTTGGCCGTCTGCTGGATTTTGGAGCGGCTGCTCGAGGCCGACACCTACCCGACGGCCCTGATGCAGGACCTCTCGGCCTCCCATCCCAAGTTGCGACTGTCGGAGACCGTGTTGCAGCAGGCCTTGGGCTTTTTGGACCAGGACGGCACGATCGCCAGTTACGCCCAGCGCTGCCCTAGCCGCGGGCGGCCGCGGCGGATGTTGCATCTTCTCGAGACCCGGCGCGGCGACGCTGAGCAGTTGATGCCGCCATGGCGCCACTGGCTCGAGGAGAATGAGCGAAATCTTCACGCCAGCAGCCATGCCCCAGGCCCTGGGCTCCACCCTGCCCCTCACCCTGCTGCTGGTTGTCGGTCTGGTGTTCTTTCTGCGGGCCGCCAGTAA
- a CDS encoding ribonuclease D: MSSAASAVSAPAAGSSPARFAVLDHDLNPEWRALLGASSALAVDTEAMGLIHGRDRLCLVQISDDHDNVCCIRIHRGQTEAPLLKELMEAAGIEKVFHFARFDVAALAEGLDIHVSPIFCTKIGSRLARTYTNRHGLKDLVNELCHVELDKGAQSSDWGRVEELSESQLAYAANDVRYLLAARARLIEMLVREERLDLAQRCFACIPVISDLDRGRFGAIFEHRS; the protein is encoded by the coding sequence TTGAGCAGCGCCGCCTCCGCCGTCTCCGCCCCTGCCGCGGGATCGAGCCCTGCTCGCTTTGCCGTCCTGGATCACGATCTGAACCCTGAGTGGCGCGCCCTACTCGGGGCCTCCAGCGCACTCGCGGTGGACACCGAAGCCATGGGCCTGATCCACGGCCGCGATCGCCTCTGCCTGGTGCAAATCAGCGACGACCACGACAACGTCTGCTGCATTCGCATCCACCGCGGCCAAACCGAGGCACCCCTGCTCAAAGAGCTGATGGAAGCAGCCGGCATCGAGAAGGTCTTTCACTTCGCCCGCTTCGACGTCGCCGCCCTCGCTGAAGGCCTGGACATCCACGTCAGCCCCATCTTTTGCACGAAGATCGGCAGCCGCCTGGCCCGGACCTACACCAACCGCCACGGCCTCAAGGACCTGGTCAACGAGCTCTGCCACGTCGAACTCGACAAAGGGGCCCAGAGCAGTGACTGGGGACGGGTTGAGGAACTGAGCGAGTCCCAGCTGGCCTACGCCGCCAATGACGTGCGCTATCTCCTAGCCGCCCGCGCCCGCTTGATCGAGATGCTGGTGCGCGAAGAGCGGCTGGACCTGGCCCAGCGCTGCTTTGCCTGCATCCCCGTGATCTCGGATCTGGATCGCGGCCGCTTCGGCGCGATCTTTGAGCACCGCTCTTAA
- a CDS encoding lipid-A-disaccharide synthase-related protein, whose amino-acid sequence MPGRLLVLSNGHGEDLIALRVIQALKQRRPEIEVAVLPMVGEGAVYRGAEEQGLLRRVGPRRQLPSGGFSNQSLRGLLADLGAGVLGLTLRQWRFVRRWGKAGDPVLAVGDLLPLLLAWSGGGPYGFIGTPKSDYTWAGAPGIAALYHRLKGSEWDPWEWALMAGPRCRLAAMRDRLTARGLRRHGVAAIAPGNPMMDGLDLGTLPLALRDWRRVLLLGGSRMPEAAGNLKRLLESLALVPSGAPLLVLAPTGSRPAPHEWEPLLLDLGYEPIDPPEALAELGAAAAWACGRRLLLIGPGCFSRWACWAELGLASAGTATEQLVGLGIPALSLPGPGPQFKRGFAERQSRLLGGAVAVCRSSAVLAERAELLLGDPGLARQLGAIGTQRMGMAGGSVALSRAIEERLLGSADGATG is encoded by the coding sequence ATGCCTGGCCGCCTGCTGGTCCTGAGCAACGGCCATGGGGAAGACCTGATCGCCCTGCGGGTCATCCAGGCCTTGAAGCAGAGGCGCCCCGAGATCGAGGTGGCGGTGCTGCCGATGGTTGGAGAGGGTGCCGTCTACCGGGGGGCTGAGGAGCAGGGGCTGCTGCGCCGGGTGGGGCCGCGCCGTCAACTGCCCAGCGGTGGCTTCAGCAATCAAAGCCTGAGGGGGCTCCTGGCGGATCTTGGCGCTGGGGTTCTGGGCTTGACCCTGCGGCAGTGGCGCTTTGTGCGCCGTTGGGGCAAGGCGGGTGATCCCGTTTTGGCGGTGGGGGATCTGCTGCCCCTGCTGCTGGCCTGGTCTGGCGGCGGGCCCTATGGCTTCATCGGCACCCCCAAGAGCGACTACACCTGGGCCGGCGCGCCGGGGATCGCGGCCCTCTATCACCGCCTCAAAGGCAGTGAGTGGGACCCCTGGGAATGGGCCCTGATGGCTGGCCCCCGCTGCCGACTGGCGGCGATGCGGGATCGCCTGACGGCGCGGGGGCTGCGGCGCCATGGGGTGGCGGCCATTGCCCCGGGTAATCCAATGATGGACGGCCTGGATCTGGGGACCCTGCCGCTGGCCCTGCGGGATTGGCGGCGTGTCTTGCTGCTGGGCGGCAGTCGCATGCCCGAGGCGGCGGGCAACCTCAAGCGCCTGCTGGAGTCCCTCGCCTTGGTTCCCAGCGGGGCTCCCCTGCTGGTGTTGGCGCCCACCGGCTCACGCCCGGCTCCCCATGAATGGGAACCGCTGCTGCTGGACCTGGGCTACGAGCCCATCGATCCGCCAGAGGCCCTGGCGGAGCTTGGGGCCGCCGCGGCCTGGGCCTGCGGCCGCCGCTTGTTGTTGATTGGCCCCGGTTGTTTTTCGCGCTGGGCCTGTTGGGCGGAATTGGGCCTGGCCTCTGCGGGAACGGCCACCGAGCAGCTGGTGGGACTGGGGATCCCGGCGCTGTCGTTGCCTGGCCCCGGGCCCCAGTTCAAGCGGGGGTTTGCGGAGCGCCAGAGCCGTTTGCTCGGCGGTGCCGTGGCGGTCTGCCGCTCTTCTGCCGTCCTGGCGGAGCGGGCCGAGCTGCTCCTTGGTGACCCGGGTCTCGCCCGGCAGCTGGGGGCCATCGGGACCCAGCGGATGGGGATGGCGGGCGGCAGCGTCGCCCTCTCGCGGGCGATCGAGGAGCGCCTCTTGGGGAGCGCGGACGGCGCAACGGGATGA
- a CDS encoding aldo/keto reductase, whose protein sequence is MTSEADQPGIGVGTWAWGNQFLWGYDPQRDDARLEQTFQRCLALGFRFFDTADSYGTGRLNGRSEMLLGQFAMRATPDERQQLCIATKLAPFPWRLGRRGYDRAFAASQRRLQGQMKRVQLHWSTARYAPWQEPALIDGLADLVESGAIPSLGLSNVGPKRLRTIHRTLQERGIPISSLQVQFSLLAPQPLADGGILDTCQELGIELIAYSPLALGLLGRSAGDPRPLPQGTRGSLFRRLESSLAPLRQTMEEIANGRPGGLGAVALNWCRAHGAMPIPGLRSTDQVEQAAAARSWSLSSDERRSLDALASARMPANPFQSA, encoded by the coding sequence ATGACAAGTGAGGCGGACCAACCGGGCATCGGCGTTGGCACCTGGGCCTGGGGCAACCAGTTCCTCTGGGGCTATGACCCGCAGCGGGACGACGCTCGGCTGGAGCAAACCTTTCAGCGTTGCCTGGCACTGGGCTTTCGCTTCTTCGACACGGCGGACTCCTACGGGACCGGCCGACTGAATGGCCGCAGCGAGATGCTGCTGGGGCAATTCGCCATGCGCGCCACCCCCGACGAGCGCCAGCAGCTCTGCATTGCCACCAAGTTGGCCCCCTTCCCCTGGCGCCTGGGCCGGCGGGGCTACGACCGGGCCTTTGCCGCCTCCCAGCGGCGCCTGCAGGGCCAAATGAAACGGGTGCAGCTGCACTGGAGCACCGCCCGCTACGCCCCCTGGCAGGAACCGGCGCTGATCGATGGCCTGGCGGACCTGGTGGAGAGCGGAGCGATCCCCAGCCTGGGGCTCTCGAACGTGGGGCCCAAGCGGCTGCGAACCATCCACCGGACACTCCAAGAACGAGGAATTCCCATCAGCAGCCTGCAGGTGCAGTTCTCGCTGCTGGCCCCACAACCCCTCGCAGACGGGGGGATCCTGGACACCTGCCAGGAGCTGGGAATTGAGCTCATTGCCTACAGCCCACTGGCCCTCGGCCTGTTGGGCCGCAGCGCTGGGGACCCCAGACCGCTGCCCCAAGGAACGCGCGGCAGCCTCTTCCGCCGCCTCGAGAGCTCCCTGGCCCCCTTGCGCCAAACCATGGAGGAGATCGCCAACGGCAGGCCGGGGGGCTTAGGGGCTGTGGCCTTGAACTGGTGCAGAGCCCATGGGGCCATGCCGATCCCCGGGCTCAGAAGCACCGATCAAGTTGAGCAAGCCGCGGCGGCTCGGAGCTGGAGCTTGAGCAGCGATGAACGGCGCAGCCTCGATGCCCTCGCGTCCGCGCGCATGCCTGCCAATCCCTTTCAGAGCGCCTGA
- the purM gene encoding phosphoribosylformylglycinamidine cyclo-ligase, translating into MDYRTAGVDVVAGRAFVERIRSSVESTRRPEVVGGLGGFGGLCRIPEGIKKPLLVSGTDGVGTKLELAQAHGRHHGVGIDLVAMCVNDVVTSGAQPLFFLDYIATGKLTPEAMAEVVEGIADGCRQSGCALLGGETAEMPGFYGPGRYDLAGFCVAVVDEDDLIDGSRVQAGDRIVAVASSGVHSNGFSLVRRILEAHGVTASTPLEGAGLPVLDALLEPTVLYPALVQRLLQDGLALHGMAHITGGGLPENLPRTLPAGVHGRIDPGSWERPALFRWLQEKGEVPERDLWNTFNLGVGLALVLPEAQVERAIAVCQEAGHRAWLLGSVEAGEAGAEPLAGLPY; encoded by the coding sequence ATGGACTACCGCACCGCTGGCGTTGATGTGGTGGCTGGGCGCGCCTTTGTGGAGCGCATCCGCTCGAGTGTTGAGTCCACCCGCCGACCTGAGGTGGTCGGCGGCCTGGGCGGGTTTGGCGGGCTCTGCCGAATTCCTGAAGGGATCAAAAAGCCCCTGTTGGTCTCCGGGACCGACGGCGTCGGCACCAAGTTGGAGTTGGCCCAGGCCCACGGCCGTCACCACGGCGTCGGCATCGATCTGGTCGCCATGTGCGTCAACGATGTGGTGACCAGCGGCGCCCAGCCCCTGTTTTTCCTGGACTACATCGCCACCGGAAAGCTCACGCCTGAAGCCATGGCGGAAGTGGTGGAGGGCATTGCCGATGGCTGTCGCCAGAGCGGCTGTGCCCTGTTGGGGGGTGAGACCGCAGAGATGCCTGGCTTTTACGGCCCTGGTCGCTACGACCTCGCCGGTTTTTGTGTGGCTGTGGTCGATGAGGATGACCTGATTGATGGCAGCCGCGTCCAGGCCGGTGATCGCATCGTTGCTGTGGCCAGCAGCGGTGTGCACAGCAACGGCTTCAGCCTGGTGCGCCGCATCCTCGAGGCCCATGGAGTGACCGCTTCCACCCCGCTGGAGGGGGCTGGCCTGCCGGTTCTCGATGCCCTGCTGGAGCCGACCGTGCTCTACCCGGCACTTGTGCAGCGGCTCCTCCAGGACGGGTTGGCGCTCCACGGCATGGCACACATCACGGGGGGCGGACTTCCGGAGAACCTCCCGCGGACCCTGCCTGCCGGTGTCCATGGCCGCATTGACCCGGGGAGCTGGGAGCGCCCCGCGCTCTTCCGCTGGCTGCAGGAGAAGGGCGAGGTCCCAGAGCGGGATCTTTGGAACACCTTCAACTTGGGGGTGGGGCTGGCGCTTGTGCTGCCTGAGGCTCAGGTGGAGCGGGCGATCGCGGTCTGCCAGGAGGCGGGGCACCGCGCCTGGCTGCTGGGCAGTGTTGAGGCCGGCGAGGCTGGCGCAGAGCCCTTGGCGGGTTTGCCGTATTGA
- a CDS encoding septal ring lytic transglycosylase RlpA family protein codes for MRRLSLLGGFALLLSGSSNANPVLATKSPAIPEIPSAKSVALRNVETPGAESETLKKPAAPALPIAVRSVSTGEASWYGPGFYGNRTANGELFRPGTLTAAHRTLPFGTKVRVTNLWNGRSAIVRINDRGPFHGRRVIDLAHGAASQLGLISSGIAQVKLEVLQAQ; via the coding sequence ATGCGTCGTCTTTCTCTCCTCGGCGGATTCGCACTCCTGCTTTCGGGCAGCAGCAACGCCAATCCGGTCTTGGCCACCAAGAGCCCTGCGATCCCTGAGATCCCATCGGCCAAGTCGGTTGCCCTGCGGAACGTCGAGACCCCAGGAGCTGAGTCCGAAACCCTGAAGAAGCCCGCCGCGCCGGCTCTTCCGATCGCGGTTCGCTCCGTCAGCACCGGTGAGGCCAGTTGGTACGGCCCCGGTTTCTACGGCAATCGCACCGCCAACGGCGAACTCTTCCGCCCCGGCACCTTGACCGCGGCGCACCGGACCCTGCCCTTCGGCACCAAGGTCCGCGTGACCAACCTCTGGAACGGCCGCAGCGCCATCGTGCGCATCAACGACCGAGGCCCCTTCCATGGCCGCCGGGTCATCGATCTCGCCCACGGTGCCGCCAGTCAGCTGGGTCTGATCTCCAGCGGAATCGCCCAGGTGAAGCTTGAGGTGCTGCAAGCTCAGTAG
- a CDS encoding bifunctional pantoate--beta-alanine ligase/(d)CMP kinase gives MQLLRTHAELEAWRRACADRSLHCVPTMGALHGGHASLIRRAKQPTPVDCNPLVLTSVFVNPLQFGPNEDFARYPRCLEADLQIAQQAGADALFAPSVEEVYPQGECELTRVQPRPSLQAGLCGRHRAGHFDGVATVVVRLLALIRPQVLLLGEKDWQQLQILKSVVQDLGLPVQVWGCPTLREADGLAMSSRNRYLSSDERQRASALPQALQRAAQRCLGQPELELAPVQAEVQRALEEAGMVVDYVEALKPQSLQAQPLLGGLTLLAAAAHCGPSRLIDHVFLMSRAPIVAIDGPAGAGKSTVTRAFAERLGLIYLDTGAMYRAVTWLVRDRAVDPSKAEEVAPLLADLDLQLSSTSSGQRVSVNGVDVTDAIRSPEVTAQVSVVAAHGCVREALTQQQQAMGARGGLVAEGRDIGTAVFPDAELKVFLTATVSERARRRALDLEERGFEVPERADLEAQIAERDHLDSTRAVAPLTQAMDALELITDGLAIDAVIQRLVDLFRERVPHDAWPDPN, from the coding sequence GTGCAGCTGCTGCGAACCCACGCCGAACTCGAGGCCTGGCGCAGGGCCTGCGCTGATCGAAGCTTGCACTGCGTCCCCACGATGGGCGCCTTGCATGGGGGCCACGCCAGCCTGATCCGCCGGGCTAAGCAGCCAACCCCAGTGGATTGCAACCCACTGGTGCTGACCAGCGTGTTCGTGAACCCGCTGCAGTTCGGCCCCAACGAGGACTTCGCCCGCTACCCGCGCTGCCTAGAAGCTGATCTGCAGATCGCCCAGCAAGCCGGAGCCGACGCCCTTTTCGCACCAAGCGTGGAAGAGGTCTATCCCCAGGGGGAGTGTGAACTCACCCGCGTACAACCGCGGCCTTCGCTGCAAGCGGGACTCTGCGGCAGACACCGGGCCGGACATTTCGATGGGGTGGCCACGGTCGTCGTGCGCCTGCTGGCCCTGATCCGCCCCCAGGTTCTGCTGCTGGGCGAGAAGGACTGGCAGCAACTGCAGATCCTCAAGAGCGTCGTCCAGGATTTGGGCTTGCCGGTTCAGGTCTGGGGTTGCCCCACCCTGCGTGAGGCCGATGGCTTGGCCATGAGCTCCCGCAATCGCTACCTCTCCAGCGACGAGCGCCAGCGCGCCTCCGCCCTGCCCCAGGCGCTGCAGAGAGCCGCCCAGCGCTGCCTCGGGCAGCCGGAGCTCGAGCTCGCGCCAGTGCAAGCGGAGGTCCAACGGGCCCTGGAGGAGGCCGGCATGGTGGTGGACTATGTGGAGGCGCTGAAGCCCCAGAGCCTCCAGGCCCAACCCCTTCTGGGGGGACTGACCCTGCTGGCGGCAGCTGCCCACTGCGGCCCCAGCCGACTGATTGACCACGTCTTTCTCATGAGCCGAGCCCCAATCGTTGCCATCGATGGCCCTGCCGGCGCCGGCAAAAGCACCGTGACCCGAGCCTTTGCCGAACGGCTGGGGCTGATCTATCTGGACACCGGGGCGATGTATCGCGCCGTGACCTGGTTGGTGCGGGACCGCGCTGTCGACCCCAGCAAGGCTGAGGAGGTCGCTCCTCTCCTGGCCGATCTCGATCTGCAGCTCAGCAGCACCTCCAGTGGTCAACGGGTGAGCGTCAATGGCGTGGATGTCACCGATGCGATCCGCTCCCCGGAGGTGACGGCCCAGGTCTCTGTCGTTGCAGCCCACGGCTGCGTGCGCGAGGCCCTGACCCAGCAGCAACAGGCGATGGGCGCGCGCGGCGGCCTGGTGGCGGAAGGACGCGACATCGGCACGGCCGTATTCCCAGATGCCGAACTCAAGGTCTTTCTGACCGCCACCGTGAGCGAGCGGGCCCGCCGCCGGGCCCTCGATCTGGAAGAGCGTGGTTTTGAGGTGCCGGAACGGGCGGATCTGGAAGCGCAGATTGCCGAGCGCGATCACCTGGACTCCACCCGGGCCGTGGCCCCCCTGACCCAAGCGATGGATGCCCTTGAGCTGATTACCGATGGCCTGGCCATCGACGCGGTGATTCAGCGGCTCGTGGATCTGTTCCGCGAGCGCGTTCCCCACGACGCCTGGCCGGACCCCAACTAG
- a CDS encoding low molecular weight protein-tyrosine-phosphatase: MAEQRLLFVCLGNICRSPAAEGVFLHLIAQAGLEDRFVVDSAGTGGWHVGNPADRRMRAAAERRGIHLPSRARQIELADFSSFDRILTMDDDNLQAVRALAAELGSRPGLALVEPMTSHCRRFGDQEVPDPYYGGEQGFEHVLDLLEDACSGLLETLTRD, encoded by the coding sequence ATGGCTGAACAACGATTGCTCTTTGTCTGCCTCGGCAACATCTGCCGTTCACCTGCTGCCGAGGGGGTCTTTCTGCATCTGATCGCCCAAGCGGGTCTGGAGGACCGCTTCGTGGTCGACAGTGCCGGCACCGGCGGCTGGCACGTCGGTAACCCAGCGGACCGGCGTATGCGCGCCGCCGCCGAGCGCCGCGGCATTCACCTCCCCAGCCGCGCCCGCCAGATCGAGTTGGCCGACTTCAGCAGTTTTGATCGCATCCTGACGATGGATGACGACAACCTGCAGGCCGTTCGCGCCCTCGCGGCGGAGCTGGGCTCCCGCCCCGGTTTGGCCCTTGTGGAACCGATGACCAGCCATTGCCGCCGCTTTGGCGATCAGGAAGTCCCTGATCCCTATTACGGCGGTGAGCAGGGCTTTGAGCACGTCCTCGATCTGCTTGAGGACGCCTGTTCAGGCTTGCTGGAGACCCTGACGCGGGACTAG